The genomic window CGGTAGGGTATGCCTATGGATATTCAAGGATTTTAAGCAATCAGGGAAGAGCATTGGTAAATGGGCAAAGAGTAGGTGTGATAGGCACGGTTAATATGAATATGCTCACACTGGATGTAACCGAAGTAGAGGATATAAAAAAAGGGAGCGAAGTGGTATTCATTGGAAATCAAGGAGAACAACGCATATCTGTGGCTTCATTTGGGGAAATGAGCTCTCAGCTAAACTATGAATTGCTTTCGCGCCTTCCGCACAACATACCTCGCGTAATAATCTAAGCTATGGCTTTTGTAGAACTAGATAGAGAGAAGTTGAAAGAAAACTTCGATTTGCTCAAAACTCGCTTCAGCGAGTATGATGTAGAGTGGGGTATTGTGACGAAGTTACTTTGTGGAAATAAGCTTTTTCTTCAAGAAGTCCTGAACCTTGGAATAAAAGAAATTCATGATTCAAGGATCAGTAATTTGAGGGCTGTCAAAAAGCTTGATCCCACGGTGCAGACGGTTTATATCAAGCCACCGGCAAAAAGGTCAATAAAAAACTTGGTGACCTACGCTGATGTAAGTCTAAATACCGAGATGGTCACGCTTCGATTAATAAGCGAAGAAGCTCAAAGGCAAGATAAAACGCACAAGGTCGTCATCATGATTGAGCTTGGCGATTTAAGGGAAGGCGTAATGGGAGAGGATGTCGTCAATTTTTTTAGCCAAGTTTTTTCCCTCCCCAATATTGAGGTAGTTGGTATCGGATCTAACTTGAACTGTTTGCACGGAGTTATGCCTAGTCCTGATAAGTTTATTCAACTCAAGCTTTACAAAGACCTTATTAAGGCACATTTTGGATATGATATCCAAAGCATCAGTGGAGGTACTTCGGTGGTGTTACCCATGCTCTTCCGAAATCAACTTCCCGATTCAGTTAATCATTTCCGAATAGGCGAGACCTTATACTTTGGCTTGAATATTGAAACTGGCTCAACTTTTGAAGAGATGCACAATGATGTTTTCAAATTGAGGATGGAAATTATTGAACTCACTGAAAAGCCAATGATTCCCATAGGAGAGCTAGCAGAGAATCCAAGCGGAGAAATGTTGCAAATTGATCAGGACCTTTATGGTAAAACTTCTCTAAGAGCTATTCTCGATGCCGGCTTGCTCGATATCTCTCCTGACTTCTTGATTCCTTATGATGAAAATATCGAAATTGTGGGCGCAAGTTCTGATATGCTTGTACTAGATTTGGGCAAGTCAACTCGAGAGTACAAAGTCGGAGATTTAATAGATTTTCGCTTGAAGTATATGGGTGCCCTTGGTATTATGAACTCAAATTACATTGAAAAACGATTAAAGAACTAACTGATATGATATTTCAAAA from Cryomorphaceae bacterium 1068 includes these protein-coding regions:
- a CDS encoding alanine/ornithine racemase family PLP-dependent enzyme, yielding MAFVELDREKLKENFDLLKTRFSEYDVEWGIVTKLLCGNKLFLQEVLNLGIKEIHDSRISNLRAVKKLDPTVQTVYIKPPAKRSIKNLVTYADVSLNTEMVTLRLISEEAQRQDKTHKVVIMIELGDLREGVMGEDVVNFFSQVFSLPNIEVVGIGSNLNCLHGVMPSPDKFIQLKLYKDLIKAHFGYDIQSISGGTSVVLPMLFRNQLPDSVNHFRIGETLYFGLNIETGSTFEEMHNDVFKLRMEIIELTEKPMIPIGELAENPSGEMLQIDQDLYGKTSLRAILDAGLLDISPDFLIPYDENIEIVGASSDMLVLDLGKSTREYKVGDLIDFRLKYMGALGIMNSNYIEKRLKN